The stretch of DNA TCCCTCGCCATAGAGTTCGGCCCAGCGTTCGTACCGTAGCGGATTATTGCCCAAAACGGGGTCGGAGGCCATCGTTCGGTCGGTCAGACTGCGATAATCAACCGGACTCGGTGCGTTGGGCGGGAAGCCATACGCTCGTCGTTTCACCCGATTAATAAATTCCAGCCCCTGCGTGGGGTTGCCGGTCTGGATGAGCACTTCCGCGTAGAGCAGAAACACGTCGGCCATGCGCAGCCAGTAGAAGTTGGAGCCGTTGTTCTGGTTCACGTCGCCTTCAGTACCCACTTTATTAACGAATTTGCCGAACGACCAGGCATGGAAAGCATTGCCGGGCACTGCCGTAAACTGGGTAATGGGTCTTCGGCGTCCACCTACCAGTATCGAATCGACAAAGGGCTGTTGCGTGCCAATCCAGAGTCGGGGGTCGGCCAGTTGCTGGTTGCGGATAGTGAGCGAACGCTGGATGTAAGCCGGGTCGGGAATCTGCCGCAGGTTATCCAGGCTGACCGGGCGGTTGGCGTCGAAACGTGGGTTATTGATATAGTTGATGATAGGTTCTCGAAAACCGTACCGCTCCAGCGTTTTATCGTGCGGAAACACGTTCGACCAGCCCGAACCGGTCGGTTGTCCATTATCGCCCATAAACGACGGTGCCTGCACCATACCCACGCTCGAACCCGCCGAACGGTCGCCCCAGGCTCCCCAGGTATTACGGTCGATGTTCATGTTAATTTCATCGACCGATTCGACATTGTACTCATTCTCACCGTTGAACATATTTCGGTAAACGGTGAACGGCACCAACGTTTTGCCGCTGTTGTTGATAACGGCTTCGAGGTTGGTGCGGGCATTGGTGTAGTCCTGAATGAAGGTATAGACCTTTCCCAGAAACCCTTTAACGGCCCAGGTGCTGATG from Spirosoma montaniterrae encodes:
- a CDS encoding RagB/SusD family nutrient uptake outer membrane protein, which gives rise to MKIMRNYLICCLTALGLAFGLLACREDFLETEDPNSLTSDNFPTTVAHLDLMLNGVYANRHAFGLYGHNMFGKNTNSFDHTQDQSWVGFQFWNEMNQNNTRPDNEFMTETWRDAWRGVQRANTLLVSIEEFRRQFARPENETRLREIEGQTRYLRAWFYYYLAGFWNEDMLLGTTGGDKLGMPLVTTVASTLTETRTERATVRQTWDFIIADLRRADELLANKVWTGNDRHRISTWAVKGFLGKVYTFIQDYTNARTNLEAVINNSGKTLVPFTVYRNMFNGENEYNVESVDEINMNIDRNTWGAWGDRSAGSSVGMVQAPSFMGDNGQPTGSGWSNVFPHDKTLERYGFREPIINYINNPRFDANRPVSLDNLRQIPDPAYIQRSLTIRNQQLADPRLWIGTQQPFVDSILVGGRRRPITQFTAVPGNAFHAWSFGKFVNKVGTEGDVNQNNGSNFYWLRMADVFLLYAEVLIQTGNPTQGLEFINRVKRRAYGFPPNAPSPVDYRSLTDRTMASDPVLGNNPLRYERWAELYGEGQWWFDVRRWKIGPQEAAYYQSVRSGPIQFDPTDYAQPIPQQEAEANALIRQNPGY